GATTCTCAAAAGAGCGGAAAACCAGGATCCGGGTAACGCCCAAATCGAAAAACGGCTCAGCCGCCTGTACAGCTGGAAGATCGAAGACACAAACATTCCCGGCGAACGGAAAAATTACGCGGATCTGGCAGTTAGGCTGGGTGAGAATGCCGTCCGCAAGCTTCCCGGCGATCCGCAGGCCCACATCGCGCTGGCCGCAGCCTACGGCGAGATCTGCGACATGCTGGACGGCCGCACCCGAGTTGAATACTCCAAACGGGTTTACCATGAAGTCACGCGCGGACTGCAACTGGACCCGTCCAACGATTACGGGCACCTGATTCTGGCGCGTTGGAATTTTGAAATGGCGAACACCAACCCGATCCTACGCGGGATCGCCCAGGTGGTTTATGGGCAGTTCCCCCCTGCCTCCAAGGAAGAGGCGATCGAGAATTTTAGAAAGGCGATTGCGTTGGCGCCCAATCGTATCATCCACCACGCCGAGTACGCCAAAGTTCTCGAGGCCATGGGCAATATGCCGGCGGCCCGGGAGCAATGGCAAAAAGTGTCGGAACTAAAGCCGGTCGACGCGCAGGACCGTCGCTACCAAACCTTGGCGGCGGCTCGTTTGGGCAGATAAACTGGCGTGCCCTTTCACTCAACCGTTTCCAGGAGGGCACGGTAAGCTGCCAGGACGCCTGCCCGCACCGGCTGAGCTCTTTCCGCCAAGTGGCGCTGCAAACGAACGTATTCACCCCGGCCATCACTGGTTTCCAGGGGGATCGGCTCGTACCCTAACGGCTTCAAGTCATACGGGCTTGCGCGCATATCGATCTCCCGCGCGGCCACCGCGAGCAGGAACGCGTCGGCGAGCAATTCGCCCGCTAACCAAGGGTAAACTTTATAGCAGAACCGGTATAGATCCATGTTCACGTGAATGCACCCGCGCTGGTCGTGTGCCGTGGTGGTGTCACGGCTCAGGGCAAGCTCGTTTCGCGGCAGGGCTGCGCCGGTAAAAAAGCGATAAGCGTCGTAATGGGTGCAACACAGGGCTTGTTCTTCCAAAACCCGCTCAAGCTCACCGGCAGCCAACCGGAGATTCATCTGGGAATGCCGCGTTCCCCGGCTGCGGTAAACCATCGCCCACTCATGCAAGCCGAGACACGCAAAGGCGGGTGGCCGCGCACTGGTCGTTGTCAGAAAATGCGCAGCCCACCGCAGGTAATCGAGGCGCGCAGCCGGAAACGGCGCCACGCGAACCCCGCCCGCAACCTCCATAAAACCTTTCCTCCCCGCAAACGCCGGACCCGCCCGCGATCCGCCCAGCACCACGCCCGGTCCGGGGCTCCAGCGCAGCAGCGAACCGGGCCGGAACGAGTAGTATTCGAACAGAAAATCGTAAATGGGATGTTTTTCCTGGCGCGACTTTCGTGCGAGGGCAGGCAGCACGTACGGTTCGAGGCGGAGCCGATGCCGCTGCATCCGTTCCATCCACTCGTCTTCACCCCAAACCGTGCACGTCATCAGAAGTTTTTAGGGCCATCCGGCACCAACGGCAAACGCGCCGTCGAACCGGCTCGTTCGTCGCAACGGCGCAGACCGCCCCATCCCGCCGCTTGGTTCCCGCTCCAAAGCCGGCGGGCGCGTACTGGTGCGGTGTCCCGCACAATACGCTTGATTAATTGACCCGGGCACGGAATGCTCCGTCGAGCATGCAGTTTACCTATGACGTCGCGGTGATCGGGGGCGCGATAGCAGGTGCCTCTGCCGCTTTCCTGCTAAAGCATCAGCACCCTGACTTGCGCGTCTTGATCATCGAAAAATCGACCGAATTTGACCGTAAAGTCGGGGAATCGACCAGTGAAGTCAGCGCCAGCTTCCTGAGCCGGGTGCTCAACCTGGCCCAACACCTCGGTCACGAGCAATTGACGAAGTCCGGACTGCGTTTTTGGTTTTACCGGCAACCAGCCGATAACTTCGACCGCTGCGCCGAACTCGGACCGCTGTACCAGACGCGGCTTCCGACTTTTCAACTGGACCGTTCCAAGCTTGATCAGGTGATCCTGGAGAAAGCCGCGGCCGCCGGCTGCGAACTCTGGCGCCCTGCAAAAATCAAAGATTTATCCCTGGGGGGTGAGGGCCGCAATCAGATCACCGTACGCGTTGGGGAGGAGATGCGCACGGTTACGGCCCGGTGGGTCATTGACGGGACTGGCCGTGCAACCATCATCGCGCGAA
This window of the Verrucomicrobiota bacterium genome carries:
- a CDS encoding 3-methyladenine DNA glycosylase, yielding MTCTVWGEDEWMERMQRHRLRLEPYVLPALARKSRQEKHPIYDFLFEYYSFRPGSLLRWSPGPGVVLGGSRAGPAFAGRKGFMEVAGGVRVAPFPAARLDYLRWAAHFLTTTSARPPAFACLGLHEWAMVYRSRGTRHSQMNLRLAAGELERVLEEQALCCTHYDAYRFFTGAALPRNELALSRDTTTAHDQRGCIHVNMDLYRFCYKVYPWLAGELLADAFLLAVAAREIDMRASPYDLKPLGYEPIPLETSDGRGEYVRLQRHLAERAQPVRAGVLAAYRALLETVE